From the Lathyrus oleraceus cultivar Zhongwan6 chromosome 4, CAAS_Psat_ZW6_1.0, whole genome shotgun sequence genome, one window contains:
- the LOC127137249 gene encoding uncharacterized protein LOC127137249 — protein MGQIAQQLASISQAQGALPSATLTNPREHNTVSAVTTRSGKSHEVLEETAEEKDQLIEMDLKIKENEAVREELVAPKQVVKQKVVEPKPVIKLPFLTRNKKKGQHEKCFEKFLELFKKPEINILLLEELEQMPTYAKFMKDIISKRRTIGTNLIILTETCSAILQGMKIPMKKKDRGAITIPCTIGDKSFKKALIDLGASVSLMPLSIYKKLGIGDVQDTRMTL, from the coding sequence ATGGGTCAAATAGCACAACAATTAGCCTCGATTTCTCAAGCACAAGGTGCTCTACCTAGTGCAACTCTGACAAATCCTAGAGAGCATAATACTGTGAGTGCTGTGACAACAAGAAGCGGTAAATCTCATGAAGTACTTGAGGAGACAGCTGAAGAGAAAGATCAATTGATCGAAATGGATCTTAAGATCAAAGAAAATGAAGCTGTGAGGGAAGAATTGGTTGCACCAAAACAAGTGGTGAAACAAAAAGTCGTTGAGCCTAAGCCGGTCATTAAGCTTCCTTTTCTCACAAGAAACAAGAAAAAGGGGCAACATGAGAAATGTTTTGAGAAGTTCCTAGAATTGTTCAAGAAGCCTGAAATTAACATTCTGCTTTTGGAAGAACTTGAACAAATGCCTACGTATGcgaagttcatgaaggacatcaTTTCAAAAAGGCGTACCATCGGCACCAACCTGATTATTCTaaccgaaacttgtagtgctattttgcagggtatgaagatccCAATGAAAAAGAAAGATCGAGGAGCTATCACTATTCCTTGCACCATTGGAGATAAGTCATTCAAAAAGGCTCTTATTGATCTAGGAGCCAGTGTGAGTCTCATGccgttatccatttacaagaagTTGGGTATAGGGGATGTGCAAGATACCAGGATGACACTCTAA